The following proteins are encoded in a genomic region of [Eubacterium] hominis:
- a CDS encoding FUSC family protein has protein sequence MKNRKKTIDKIKKQFIQAVPTIVFFLFLFYTILIFFGVQYMTIVSFITIIFKIQYNKSFTIKKMLSITVQLLVLSMLAFFATLHPALSVLLNCIVPFILVFVQASQFNQKGYMANMMAFVLLQLRPVGWSGIWPLTIVLCYSILVLAVALIIVAFTHRHKDSYVLIKKANTQLYDLTQLILHHQDPAHQIQAMILTQQALYKEAYQSRGLTYVITKSGKLHYMFALLMQRTIYFFESRYEQDMLEKENDYSLFATFSAYTKHLSNILNDKKTYQKEGEILLQEASSKEDNDICAFIQNFMRLFMIILDIREEGKDNQPMREWRMPQHLHPLEQLKAKFHLDRFEFRFACRLSCVMVIGFLFSNLTQWNHSYWLPLNAIVLLQPMYEESNYRLKTRFIGTVAGSIGVYILLSIFPGINAHFIIATIMVTCMYTATPGSWMQAMFSTCFALTMTTMALQQEIAIELRITYVVLAIILVLIVNRFLFPTSMTTQFRYNLQRMFHMQHAYLMILRSALEKQIDYGVICDALTSYHMVYAQLHQHVSKLDGEEKAFYQDILLIFWRMAAEMEQLLFLVNQQRIGVDNQRELWNYIKVNHYVLQHIQMMMNLGEVNLIDVKDIVYKRKIEGEPSLSLAMEQYAKHISRLYYRTFTYYKDKNKRITTE, from the coding sequence TTGAAAAATCGTAAAAAGACAATAGATAAAATAAAAAAACAATTTATACAGGCAGTACCAACAATCGTGTTCTTTCTCTTTTTATTCTATACGATTTTAATATTTTTTGGCGTACAATATATGACAATCGTATCTTTTATAACAATTATTTTTAAAATACAATATAACAAATCATTTACTATAAAAAAGATGCTGAGCATTACAGTACAGTTACTGGTTTTATCAATGCTCGCATTTTTTGCGACACTTCATCCTGCATTATCCGTACTATTAAACTGCATTGTACCATTTATTCTGGTTTTTGTTCAGGCTTCCCAGTTTAATCAAAAAGGCTATATGGCAAATATGATGGCATTTGTACTACTACAGCTTCGTCCAGTGGGATGGAGTGGCATCTGGCCATTAACAATAGTACTCTGTTATTCTATTCTTGTATTGGCAGTTGCTTTAATTATTGTAGCCTTTACCCATCGACATAAAGATAGTTATGTATTGATTAAAAAAGCAAATACACAGCTATATGATCTAACGCAGTTGATTCTTCATCATCAAGATCCTGCTCATCAGATACAGGCGATGATTTTAACACAACAGGCTTTATATAAGGAAGCATATCAAAGTCGTGGTTTAACTTATGTGATTACAAAATCAGGGAAACTGCATTATATGTTTGCCTTGTTGATGCAAAGAACCATATATTTCTTTGAAAGCCGTTATGAACAGGATATGTTGGAAAAAGAAAATGATTATTCATTATTTGCGACATTTTCTGCTTATACCAAGCATCTGTCTAATATATTAAATGATAAAAAAACGTATCAGAAAGAAGGAGAAATACTTTTACAAGAAGCATCATCCAAAGAAGATAATGATATTTGTGCATTTATACAAAATTTTATGCGATTGTTTATGATTATCCTGGATATACGTGAGGAAGGGAAAGATAATCAGCCAATGAGAGAATGGCGTATGCCACAACATCTGCATCCTTTAGAACAATTAAAAGCTAAATTTCATCTTGACCGTTTTGAATTTCGTTTTGCTTGTCGTTTAAGCTGTGTTATGGTTATTGGATTTTTATTTTCCAACCTTACACAATGGAATCATTCTTACTGGCTCCCATTAAATGCGATTGTTTTACTTCAACCTATGTATGAAGAAAGTAACTATCGTTTAAAAACCCGTTTTATTGGTACGGTTGCTGGAAGTATTGGTGTATATATTTTGCTAAGTATCTTCCCTGGGATTAACGCTCATTTCATCATTGCGACAATCATGGTTACCTGTATGTATACAGCAACACCAGGTAGTTGGATGCAGGCGATGTTTTCAACCTGTTTTGCCTTGACAATGACCACTATGGCTCTACAACAGGAAATAGCAATTGAGTTAAGAATTACTTATGTTGTACTTGCGATTATCCTTGTATTGATTGTGAATCGATTCCTGTTTCCAACCAGTATGACAACGCAGTTTCGTTATAATTTACAACGGATGTTCCATATGCAGCACGCCTATCTTATGATTCTTCGTTCTGCACTAGAAAAACAAATTGACTATGGTGTGATCTGTGATGCCTTAACCAGCTATCATATGGTATATGCACAACTGCATCAGCATGTTTCTAAATTAGATGGTGAGGAAAAAGCTTTTTATCAAGATATCCTTTTAATCTTTTGGCGCATGGCTGCGGAAATGGAACAGTTGTTGTTCCTTGTGAATCAACAACGTATCGGTGTTGATAATCAAAGAGAATTATGGAATTATATTAAAGTCAATCATTATGTACTCCAGCATATCCAGATGATGATGAATTTAGGAGAGGTCAATTTGATTGATGTAAAAGATATAGTTTATAAACGAAAAATTGAGGGAGAACCTTCTTTATCTCTAGCAATGGAACAATATGCAAAACATATATCTAGGCTTTATTACAGGACTTTTACGTATTACAAAGATAAAAATAAACGAATTACTACAGAATAA
- a CDS encoding GNAT family N-acetyltransferase, with the protein MKYEIRRVTENDYLDIHALNQQLGYEYDKDKVKERISNLLDAGTDIITVLEVEGKVVGYIHGIPYNTLYTDNLINMVAIVFSNSVEIDAKAKGELFFEFEKRVKKNGYHGIRLTADVERDLLHEFLVSNGFENKRDLKHYIKYF; encoded by the coding sequence ATGAAGTATGAAATAAGGAGAGTTACAGAAAATGATTATTTGGATATTCATGCATTAAATCAACAGTTAGGCTACGAATATGATAAAGATAAAGTAAAAGAGCGCATATCTAATCTGTTAGATGCAGGTACAGATATCATTACAGTTCTGGAAGTAGAGGGAAAAGTAGTTGGATATATTCATGGTATTCCATATAATACATTATACACTGATAATCTGATTAATATGGTAGCGATTGTTTTCTCAAATTCAGTAGAAATAGACGCAAAGGCCAAAGGGGAATTATTCTTTGAGTTTGAAAAGCGTGTAAAGAAAAATGGATATCATGGTATTCGTTTAACAGCTGATGTGGAACGTGATTTATTACATGAATTCCTTGTATCAAATGGATTTGAAAACAAACGTGATTTAAAACACTATATCAAATATTTCTAA
- a CDS encoding DUF2461 domain-containing protein: protein MADLQIILHYLSDLKANNNREWYHAHKKEKMEAMKEFENLVQDLMIIISKDEPNILQFQPKDLIFSLVRDTRFSNDKSPYRPAFRAHISQKGKLPIPVGFFIYIEPDGNSIIGGGLFADMFRDATNMMRNYLIQHAKEFENILSNNRFSAYFQLLGAKLKRPPKGYDPDFPYIEYIKYKNWFVEYHLEDVDLLKGDMFDNLIEMYRAVKPFNDFINKALIDFKMPTR from the coding sequence ATGGCTGATTTACAAATAATCTTACATTATCTATCTGACTTAAAAGCAAATAACAATCGAGAATGGTACCATGCGCATAAAAAAGAGAAAATGGAAGCAATGAAGGAATTTGAAAATCTTGTACAGGATTTGATGATTATCATTTCAAAAGATGAACCAAATATATTACAATTTCAACCAAAAGATTTGATTTTTTCATTGGTCAGAGATACACGATTTTCAAATGATAAATCACCTTATCGACCAGCTTTTCGTGCTCACATATCCCAAAAAGGAAAACTGCCCATTCCTGTAGGCTTCTTCATTTATATAGAACCTGATGGAAACTCTATTATTGGCGGCGGCTTGTTTGCGGATATGTTTCGTGATGCAACAAACATGATGCGTAATTATCTAATTCAACATGCAAAAGAATTTGAAAATATTCTTTCAAATAATCGGTTTTCAGCTTACTTTCAATTACTTGGCGCAAAATTAAAACGGCCACCAAAGGGATACGATCCTGATTTTCCTTATATTGAATATATAAAATATAAAAATTGGTTTGTTGAATACCATTTAGAAGATGTTGATTTATTAAAAGGAGATATGTTTGATAACCTTATCGAAATGTACCGTGCTGTCAAACCATTTAATGATTTTATCAATAAGGCACTAATTGATTTTAAAATGCCAACACGATGA
- a CDS encoding RNA polymerase sigma factor has product MNKIEQNKYVEAALEGDSQALETLLIEVKNFIFNLSLRMLGNVHDAQDATQDILIRIMTRLDSFHQESAFTTWVYRLSVNYLINYKKSIFAQHSLSFEFYEQDTKNGFMEKNEALLQGIDEDELAWELRMSCTNVMLQCFDPQTRCIFILGTMFHLDSKIAGELLDMSPDNYRQKLSRAKKKMTKFLGENCGLTKTGYCDCKKRVSYAIASHRLHPNHLEFNTLQPLNEQLLTDVTNHMVEIDKQVPVFEDLPNYEPPISVEAFMKNLLESDDMKVIQSYDKDEVIS; this is encoded by the coding sequence ATGAATAAAATTGAACAAAATAAGTATGTAGAAGCTGCATTGGAAGGTGATTCTCAGGCATTGGAAACCCTTTTAATAGAGGTAAAAAATTTTATATTTAACTTGTCATTGAGGATGCTTGGCAATGTACACGATGCACAAGATGCGACACAGGATATTCTAATACGTATTATGACACGACTAGACAGTTTCCACCAAGAATCAGCATTTACTACCTGGGTTTATCGTTTATCTGTGAATTATTTAATTAATTATAAAAAATCCATCTTTGCTCAGCACTCATTATCTTTTGAATTTTATGAACAGGATACCAAAAATGGTTTTATGGAAAAAAATGAAGCCTTGTTGCAAGGTATAGATGAAGATGAGTTGGCATGGGAGCTTCGTATGTCATGTACAAATGTCATGCTGCAATGCTTTGATCCACAGACCAGATGTATCTTTATCTTAGGAACGATGTTCCATTTAGATAGTAAAATTGCTGGAGAGTTATTGGATATGAGTCCTGATAACTATCGCCAGAAACTTTCACGTGCTAAGAAAAAAATGACCAAGTTCTTAGGTGAAAACTGTGGACTAACGAAAACTGGTTATTGTGATTGTAAAAAAAGAGTCAGCTATGCTATTGCAAGTCATCGATTACACCCTAATCATTTGGAATTTAATACACTTCAGCCTTTGAATGAACAATTATTAACAGATGTTACCAATCATATGGTAGAGATCGATAAACAAGTACCTGTCTTTGAAGATTTACCTAATTATGAACCCCCTATATCTGTCGAGGCATTCATGAAAAATCTTCTTGAGTCAGATGATATGAAAGTAATACAATCTTATGATAAAGATGAGGTGATATCCTAA
- a CDS encoding YhgE/Pip domain-containing protein: MREEWKGVLHSTWLKIVLVAIITIPMLYAGIFLGSMWDPYGKAEDIPVAVVNNDKQVTYNDKTLDVGNELVKNLKDNKSMKFSFMDETQAMNGLKDGTYYMVITIPSDFSKNATTLLDEHPEKMKLEYTTNPGTNYIATKMDDTAVSKIEESVSASVTKTYADTIFSQVKTLSSGLKDASDGSTKLYDGVNDAQDGSKLINDNLKVLANSTLTFENGTSTLVKGLSDYTNGVTSLQKGSIQLQDGLTQLNGNTPALASGIAQLTDGSQQLQSGVNEYTGGVNQLSDSSALLVENNATLVGGIKQVAQGSTALYQGSQNITNGLKTMSNQIGDNMEKSKADIQKLMHGNQAGASSMDTLKVQAQQLKDALNSASETQKTTIDTLKTVQTSDAVSAAKLNAVIQGMEASNTNYEQLSQVLDTLVTQSDQMKTVLNGNNQAITTLSQSMQDIKTALDAQGTSAEDMGLIQGMETLQNNLSVLNQSLNSDQGLVKGVETYTNGVRALSQGASQIQANSDALRNGASQVAQGSQALNNNVPTLTQGISELAQGSKSLTQGANTLVSNNPEILNGAQALQSGSTQLSDGANQLATGSDSLYNGLSTIKSGTSTLQTSLADGAKKSNMDISNQTKDMMASPVTLQHQEISTVENNGHAMAPYMMSVGLYVACMAFTLMYPLLKNNIQTKSGFKLWASKAGVMYVISTIMAIVMIGALMLVNGLSPYQVAGTFGMAILVAAAFMSMIVFFSITCGKIGSFIVLIFMVLQLGGAAGTYPIETSGVFYNVIHPFMPFTYSVEAFRHTLAMGGNITPDIMVFVGMIIIFSVLSILFYRWKANISDEAYEKTALAKFH, from the coding sequence ATGAGAGAAGAATGGAAAGGTGTGCTGCACAGCACATGGCTGAAAATCGTTTTAGTAGCAATTATCACCATACCAATGTTATATGCGGGAATTTTCTTAGGATCTATGTGGGATCCATATGGGAAGGCAGAGGATATACCAGTTGCTGTTGTGAATAACGATAAACAGGTTACTTACAACGATAAAACATTGGATGTAGGAAATGAACTGGTGAAGAATCTGAAAGATAACAAGTCAATGAAGTTTTCTTTTATGGATGAAACACAGGCAATGAATGGATTAAAAGATGGAACATATTATATGGTAATCACCATTCCATCTGACTTTTCAAAGAATGCGACAACATTATTGGATGAACATCCGGAAAAAATGAAACTAGAATATACAACCAATCCGGGTACCAATTATATCGCCACAAAAATGGATGACACAGCAGTGTCTAAGATTGAAGAAAGTGTATCAGCTTCTGTCACAAAGACGTACGCGGATACAATATTCTCACAGGTAAAGACGTTAAGCAGTGGTTTAAAAGACGCAAGCGATGGCAGTACGAAGTTATATGATGGTGTGAATGATGCACAGGATGGCAGTAAGTTGATTAACGACAATTTAAAGGTTCTGGCAAACAGCACATTGACCTTTGAAAATGGTACTTCCACCCTTGTGAAAGGTTTATCTGATTATACAAATGGTGTTACTTCATTACAAAAAGGTTCTATACAGCTTCAAGATGGTTTAACACAGTTAAATGGCAATACGCCAGCACTTGCAAGTGGTATCGCTCAGTTAACAGATGGCAGCCAACAATTACAAAGTGGTGTGAATGAATACACTGGCGGTGTCAATCAATTATCAGACAGCAGTGCTTTATTAGTTGAGAATAATGCAACACTTGTTGGCGGTATCAAGCAGGTAGCACAAGGCAGTACAGCTTTATATCAGGGCAGTCAAAATATCACAAATGGATTAAAAACCATGTCTAATCAAATTGGAGATAACATGGAAAAAAGTAAAGCGGATATTCAAAAACTGATGCATGGCAATCAAGCAGGTGCTTCCAGTATGGATACCTTAAAAGTACAGGCACAACAGTTAAAAGATGCTTTAAATAGCGCAAGCGAAACACAAAAGACGACAATTGATACTTTAAAAACAGTGCAAACAAGTGATGCAGTATCAGCCGCAAAATTGAATGCAGTCATTCAGGGCATGGAAGCATCAAATACTAATTATGAACAGCTGTCACAAGTATTAGATACGCTGGTTACACAAAGCGACCAGATGAAAACTGTATTAAACGGTAATAATCAGGCGATTACCACATTATCACAAAGTATGCAGGATATTAAAACAGCATTAGATGCCCAAGGCACAAGTGCTGAAGATATGGGACTTATACAAGGCATGGAAACTTTACAAAACAATCTTTCCGTTTTAAATCAAAGTCTAAACAGTGATCAGGGTCTTGTGAAAGGTGTAGAAACATATACCAATGGTGTGCGTGCTTTATCACAAGGTGCATCACAAATTCAGGCAAACAGTGATGCATTACGAAATGGTGCCAGTCAGGTTGCACAAGGCAGTCAGGCGTTAAACAATAATGTTCCTACTTTAACACAGGGAATTAGTGAACTTGCACAAGGCAGTAAATCTTTAACACAAGGTGCTAATACACTGGTGTCTAATAACCCTGAAATCTTAAATGGTGCACAGGCACTACAATCCGGAAGTACACAATTAAGTGATGGCGCAAACCAACTGGCAACTGGTTCTGATAGTCTATACAATGGTTTATCTACCATTAAATCTGGTACGTCTACATTACAAACATCGCTTGCAGATGGAGCGAAAAAAAGCAATATGGATATCAGTAATCAAACCAAAGATATGATGGCAAGTCCTGTAACGCTGCAGCATCAGGAAATCAGTACGGTTGAAAACAATGGTCATGCCATGGCACCATATATGATGTCTGTTGGTCTATATGTCGCATGTATGGCATTTACATTGATGTATCCATTATTGAAAAACAACATTCAAACAAAATCTGGATTCAAGCTATGGGCTAGCAAAGCAGGTGTGATGTATGTGATTTCAACCATTATGGCAATTGTAATGATCGGTGCATTAATGCTTGTGAATGGCTTATCTCCATATCAGGTCGCAGGAACCTTTGGTATGGCAATATTAGTCGCAGCAGCATTCATGTCAATGATCGTGTTCTTTAGTATCACATGTGGCAAGATTGGAAGTTTTATCGTATTAATCTTCATGGTATTACAATTAGGTGGTGCAGCTGGTACGTATCCAATTGAAACATCCGGCGTATTCTATAATGTCATTCATCCATTCATGCCATTCACGTATAGTGTAGAGGCATTCCGTCATACATTAGCAATGGGTGGTAATATCACACCAGATATTATGGTGTTTGTGGGAATGATCATTATATTCTCTGTATTATCTATTCTGTTTTATCGCTGGAAAGCAAACATCAGTGATGAAGCATATGAAAAAACAGCTTTAGCGAAATTTCATTAA